From one Nothobranchius furzeri strain GRZ-AD chromosome 2, NfurGRZ-RIMD1, whole genome shotgun sequence genomic stretch:
- the magl gene encoding MAX gene-associated protein isoform X1, which yields MVMSASDSKLAAMEDNHVVDEERDNLPVTPVTAPATTAPPSSPSSLSFMSSLGPNFTGDSILESKAISMASNDCSYDISSPAEASPAKPAQTPPSIFVKTSDQSPDASRTISESDLQKCSEMSIINIQEAPSWSSSFPPTTFGNPEMGDHCPPTLTFKGVGVTLENNGIWMQFHQLGTEMILCKQGRRMFPYCRYRLSGLDPDRRYRLVLSIVPSDQFKYRWGTSKWEISGKSEHQSQGLIRAFSHHYGSCRGSDWMSSLVSFYKLKLSNNFQDQDGHVMLYSMHRYIPRLHVIPLPEEDSSSLNRCVVVGTESITFTFPQTEFMAVTTYQNFRITQLKINHNPFAKGFREDGNNPRLNRITSPVVKTDPQSEVFVPTEPCEINEETMDQSTTEQSASAPSPVEETKLVLKPIMSNCCGTGGQYVSCMRGKHALGELVLVEQPPEESSISGTPHTQRGLKKLPRSLVSTPRYRRKKRKVKKRWGMYPQPRVPRVWKAAASSPTVAPSPSLTVAMQPELDNIEGLLFVSFSTKEALEVHVRDMPASVSLFESPLPSPRPTESNETVEVNPETEVEKISQLESLLLTDLSSFRHGQIIHPVLHEVGMKLSSLDPEVPVDLKYLGVCLPPAPPSLLEQSSTSSLSFAGCVSFTDEGLPFISRTGKTSDVTKIKGWRNKFTRSHETSSPNCDRTQKNLSAFCSNMLDEYLESEAQRISERAEAFSTNPDASVAYQLPIRGSSYVKTLDSVLRNQNAALGAPAVANRPCPLSRKPRLDPSLTPSATPSSNPEPLSPAEAHSSSSLASPDAASRPGYSTEALQTLLMSHPAAVQKLVLKRGHKELMEKRLSNVSKIRLKLLEMEARAVNQGLSRTLLTPERLTMALTVLLTKETLAHQILQIPPMPKLEAGPECGEEFCRLGCVCSSLQLTDRGPIHCRKPECMFGCSCSETLTEMEQTVRPHQSSSAKKLWNRNVFDNDSEPLSIPTSAPFSPPPKALKRSQLHLAPPMCDEDKDPVYRYLERKLTCARVREFRSKSPPQLTLGSDVDAAVSKPDATPQSSAQNPPKQKDASVTTDQKAEEKPQQRKTFNETEAKKQIQINSLCEWKKDRRMVLDGLYKRLKQNRLHQQFCVGPYCISPVAKIVLQKPSGSIVTFRIQISKASKDSDCEEDEFDQYDDYVSDGNAEAEEDEPLEESGTLYGVAPFLRGVMPAGVLKAKRKPALFRGSGLIQVNGKHYSFARLLLGRMGSLHPANRVAAHVTGRLHLETAQKKQGGQNPINAGSLFFPVVPPFNEPMPVELRPQIVQILVPAQQNLRDNSVSSPVSLTVSQSLKCPSFLGQRGTYSFRICPPNNPASGGVNPVGVALPGGFTLIELPRPPADGAAQRVRPPNAPAVSNTGDALTQKREWASTLIPQSSKLALSSSSTTTSSSVPTSFLSFIPSSSITTTSSSATTSPSPSSTTSSSITTSSSSVPTSFLSFIPSSSITTTSSSATTSPSFTSSSSITTSSITNTSSSITTSSSSATTFPSPSSIINTSSSITTSSSFAPTSSSITNTSSSITTSSSFAPTSSSSATTFPSPSITNTSSSITTSSSSVPTSFSSFTPTSSIVTTSPSSSATTSPSSITNTTSSSSITTSSSSTTTTSPSPSITNTSSSITTSSSSFPTSFSFFTPTSSIVTTSSSSATTSPSSITNTTSSSSITTSSSSTTTTSPSPSITNTSSSSSITTSSSITTSSSSTTTTSPSITNTSSAATTSSSSTTISSSTTTSSPTISSSSTTSSLSFELISEPKPQSAGTSSSNQTQKESIVDVTSEDLSSDLSDSEDMEDDEEPVDIETVEEKHSEIIAAMRRYALNQSQQTRDATSGPESSKDPDRLKKIKTWRKNHQELEKLRRGEERILFQKLQLTLECGPRTAKDRLLSTAVNEVATLQATSKKLDLIKEQLIQQQCAYVKKLSLMSGKSEAMIYSKLKEISERQKQLENKMKLKPIFSKLLQSKAALLQAAAPKSLHQKSSTYASPPPRTELSKAAQDNVRMLLHLLHPSKSLQKDSGVENSSRPQILLEQKVTPQTPKVNQPGETRPSDQTSQLPLMSDESQEVEDPEKTKEQPASDNQLVSGSSSNANAKALVPNPVASLPLIRSKTGRIILPSSLRPIGHGFYTLVMMEPQVQQEEDQVSSSDQDLSKNSDTSSDLTDLNPSNFRSPLEVQAMKNNQDPGVNTPTAPARLRFNPFQQPPPPTPPPPPGSLEPNPKSKLSPTRSSSAYLLGEEVEVEEFRMINSAVKLSQPSAESQRDEAGGVAHTPAPVKRGRGRPRKTLLSSPTKPAKRHSKSSPASVDSSIRFSISSLKSRNATEGDVCASKPLTRASLGKDFPSAKKRSWIDVEKELEPDLEYL from the exons ATGGTGATGTCTGCCTCAGACTCTAAACTTGCAGCCATGGAGGACAACCATGTGGTGGATGAAGAAAGGGACAATCTCCCCGTCACCCCTGTCACAGCTCCCGCTACCACCGCCCCCccatcctccccatcttccctatCTTTCATGAGCAGCCTAGGTCCCAACTTTACTGGTGACTCAATTCTAGAGAGTAAAGCCATCTCCATGGCTAGTAATGATTGCAGCTACGATATCTCATCACCTGCTGAAGCAAGCCCAGCCAAGCCTGCTCAGACACCACCTTCCATATTTGTAAAAACCTCTGACCAAAGCCCAGATGCATCACGCACAATATCTGAGTCAGACCTCCAGAAATGCTCTGAAATGAGTATTATCAACATACAAGAAGCTCCATCTTGGTCCTCTTCATTTCCACCCACCACTTTTGGCAATCCAGAAATGGGCGATCACTGTCCTCCCACGCTGACCTTCAAAGGTGTCGGCGTGACTTTAGAGAACAATGGGATATGGATGCAGTTCCACCAGCTGGGAACTGAGATGATTCTCTGTAAACAGGGGCGTCGTATGTTCCCCTACTGCCGATATCGTTTATCTGGTCTGGACCCTGATCGGCGGTACCGTCTTGTCCTGTCCATTGTGCCGTCAGATCAGTTCAAGTATCGGTGGGGCACATCCAAATGGGAGATCAGTGGTAAATCGGAGCACCAGTCCCAAGGTTTAATCCGTGCCTTTTCCCACCACTACGGATCCTGTCGAGGCTCCGATTGGATGAGTTCTTTGGTGTCTTTCTATAAACTCAAACTATCCAACAACTTCCAAGACCAAGACGGCCATGTAATGCTGTACTCCATGCATCGCTACATTCCAAGGCTTCACGTCATTCCACTTCCAGAGGAGGACTCGTCCTCGTTGAACCGGTGTGTGGTCGTGGGGACTGAGAGCATTACCTTTACTTTTCCACAAACCGAATTCATGGCAGTAACGACTTATCAAAATTTTCGCATCACTCAGCTGAAAATTAATCACAACCCGTTTGCAAAGGGCTTCAGAGAGGATGGGAACAACCCCCGTCTTAATAGAATTACCTCTCCTGTGGTGAAGACAGACCCCCAGTCTGAGGTTTTTGTCCCTACTGAACCCTGTGAGATCAACGAGGAAACAATGGATCAGAG CACAACGGAGCAAAGTGCCTCTGCCCCTTCCCCAGTTGAAGAGACCAAACTGGTGCTGAAACCTATAATGTCTAACTGTTGTGGTACTGGTGGCCAGTATGTCTCCTGTATGAGAGGCAAACATGCTCTGGGTGAGCTTGTGCTCGTAGAACAGCCTCCTGAAGAAAGCAGCATCAGTGGTACCCCTCATACTCAACGAGGCTTAAAGAAGTTGCCCAGGTCCTTGGTATCAACACCTCGTTATCGCAGGAAGAAGAGGAAGGTCAAGAAGCGTTGGGGGATGTATCCCCAACCCAGAGTACCAAGAGTGTGGAAGGCTGCTGCTTCCTCCCCCACAGTAGCCCCCAGCCCTTCGTTGACTGTCGCTATGCAACCAGAGCTGGATAATATTGAAGGCCTGCTGTTTGTATCGTTCTCCACAAAG GAAGCTCTGGAGGTCCATGTCAGAGACATGCCAGCAAGCGTCTCCTTGTTTGAATCTCCACTTCCTTCACCAAGGCCGACGGAATCAAACGAAACGG TGGAAGTAAATCCAGAGACGGAGGTGGAGAAAATATCTCAGCTGGAGTCTCTGCTGCTGACTGATCTGAGCTCTTTCAGACACGGACAGATCATCCATCCTGTCCTGCACGAGG TGGGCATGAAGCTGAGCTCTTTGGACCCCGAGGTGCCAGTTGACTTGAAGTATCTGGGGGTTTGTCTGCCTCCGGCTCCTCCGAGTCTTCTAGAACAAAGCAGCACATCGTCTCTGTCCTTTGCTG GGTGTGTGTCCTTCACAGATGAGGGGTTACCTTTCATCTCCAGAACAGGAAAGACAAGTGACGTGACAAAAATAAAGGGATGGAGAAACAAGTTCACCAGAAGCCACGAAACATCTTCTCCTAATTGTGACA GGACACAAAAGAACCTGTCAGCCTTCTGCAGCAATATGTTGGACGAGTATTTGGAAAGCGAAGCCCAGCGGATCAGCGAACGAGCCGAGGCCTTCTCCACAAACCCAGATGCTTCTGTGGCTTATCAGCTACCCATCAGAGGGTCCAGCTATGTGAAAACGCTGGACAGTGTCCTCAGGAATCAAAATGCTGCGCTTGGCGCCCCAGCGGTGGCCAACAGACCGTGTCCACTTTCTCGGAAACCACGTCTTGACCCGTCCCTGACGCCGTCTGCTACCCCTTCATCTAACCCTGAACCTCTTAGTCCAGCCGAGGCTCACTCCTCATCCTCCCTCGCCTCTCCAGATGCTGCCTCAAGGCCTGGCTACTCCACTGAAGCTTTACAAAC GTTATTGATGAGCCACCCAGCAGCTGTTCAGAAACTGGTGTTGAAACGTGGTCACAAAGAGCTGATGGAGAAAAGGTTATCAAACGTCAGCAAGATCCGTTTGAAGCTCCTGGAGATGGAGGCCAGAGCTGTGAACCAGGGCCTGAGCAGAACACTGCTGACTCCAGAACGCCTAACGATGGCTCTGACTGTGCTCCTGACCAAAGAG ACGCTGGCCCATCAGATCCTACAAATCCCTCCGATGCCAAAGCTCGAGGCCGGGCCTGAATGTGGTGAAGAGTTCTGCAGGCTGGGTTGTGTTTGTTCCAGTCTGCAGCTTACGGACAGAGGGCCCATCCACTGCAGAAAGCCTGAGTGCATGTTTGGCTGCAGCTGCTCTGAGA CTTTGACTGAGATGGAACAAACAGTCCGGCCTCATCAGAGCTCCAGCGCTAAGAAACTTTGGAACCGCAACGTTTTTGACAATGATTCAGAACCTCTTTCGATTCCCACAAGCGCTCCATTTTCGCCCCCACCGAAGGCCCTAAAACGCAGCCAACTTCATCTCGCTCCACCG ATGTGTGACGAGGATAAGGACCCAGTGTATAGATACCTGGAGAGGAAGCTGACCTGCGCACGCGTTAGAGAGTTCCGCAGCAAGTCTCCACCTCAGCTCACCTTGGGCTCCGATGTCGACGCTGCCGTTTCTAAACCAGACGCAACTCCACAGAGTTCTGCTCAGAATCCGCCTAAACAGAAGGACGCTTCTGTGACGACGGATCAGAAAGCAG AAGAAAAGCCACAACAGAGAAAAACGTTCAACGAAACCGAAGCAAAGAAGCAGATTCAGATCAACTCGCTGTGTGAGTGGAAGAAGGACAGAAGAATGGTGCTGGATGGTTTATACAAACGTCTGAAACAGAATAGACTTCATCAGCAGTTCTGCGTCGGGCCTTACTGCATCAGCCCGGTCGCTAAAATCGTCCTGCAGAAACCCAGCGGCTCCATCGTCACCTTCAGG ATACAAATCAGTAAGGCGTCTAAAGACAGCGACTGTGAAGAGGATGAATTTGACCAGTATGATGATTATGTGAGTGATGGGAACGctgaagcagaggaagacgagccACTCGAGGAGTCGGGGACGCTGTACGGCGTCGCGCCGTTCCTGAGAGGAGTGATGCCTGCTGGCGTACTGAAGGCCAAGAGGAAACCTGCTTTATTCAGAGGATCCGGACTCATTCAG GTTAACGGTAAACACTACAGCTTTGCCCGACTGCTGCTAGGCCGCATGGGCTCCCTGCACCCAGCCAACCGTGTTGCAGCTCATGTCACGGGCCGACTCCATTTGGAAACGGCCCAGAAGAAGCAGGGCGGGCAGAATCCCATCAATGCAGGAAGCCTATTCTTCCCCGTTGTCCCGCCATTCAACG AACCCATGCCAGTAGAACTGCGTCCGCAGATCGTCCAGATACTCGTCCCAGCCCAGCAGAACCTCCGAGACAACTCTGTGTCTTCGCCCGTCTCCCTCACCGTCTCCCAGTCACTGAAATGTCCCAGCTTCCTGGGGCAAAGAGGGACGTACTCCTTCAGAATCTGCCCTCCTAACAACCCAGCCAGCGGAGGCGTGAACCCAGTCGGCGTCGCCCTGCCCGGAGGCTTCACCCTCATCGAGCTGCCGAGGCCTCCAGCTGACGGAGCGGCGCAGCGGGTCAGACCTCCAAATGCTCCAGCCGTGTCCAACACAGGAGACGCGTTAACGCAGAAAAGGGAGTGGGCATCTACTCTGATACCACAGAGCAGCAAGCTCGCAttgtcctcctcctccaccaccacctcctcTTCCGTTCCCACCTCCTTTTTGTCCTTCATCCCCTCCTCTTCCATCACCACCACCTCTTCCTCAGCTActacctccccctccccctcctccaccACCTCGTCTTCCatcaccacctcctcctcttccGTTCCCACCTCCTTCTTGTCCTTCATCCCCTCCTCTTCCATCACCACCACCTCTTCCTCAGCTACCACCTCCCCCTCCttcacctcctcctcttccatcaccacctcctccatcaccaacacctcctcctccatcaccacctcctcttcctcagctACCACCttcccctccccctcctccatcatcaacacctcctcctccatcacCACCTCGTCCTCTTTCgcccccacctcctcctccatcacCAACACATCCTCCTCCATCACCACCTCGTCCTCTTTCgcccccacctcctcctcctcagctacAACCTTCCCCTCCCCCTCCATCACTAACACCTCCTCTTCCATCACCACCTCGTCCTCTTCCGTTCCCACCTCCTTCTCGTCCTTCACCCCCACCTCTTCCATCGTCaccacctccccctcctcctcagctaccacctccccctcctccatcaccaacaccacctcctcctcctccatcaccacctcctcctcttccaccactactacctccccctccccctccatcACTAACACCTCCTCTTCCATCACCACCTCATCCTCTTCCTTTCCCACCTCCTTCTCGTTCTTCACCCCCACCTCTTCCATcgtcaccacctcctcctcctcagctaccacctccccctcctccatcaccaacaccacctcctcctcctccatcaccacctcctcctcttccaccactactacctccccctccccctccatcactaacacctcctcctcctcctccatcaccacctcctcctccatcaccacctcctcctcttccaccacTACTACCTCCCCCTCCATCACTAACACCTCCTCCGCCGCCACtacctcttcctcctccaccaCCATCTCTTCCTCTACCACCacctcctcccccaccatctcctCTTCTTCCACCACCTCCTCCTTGTCGTTTGAGCTGATTTCTGAGCCAAAGCCCCAATCAGCTGGGACCAGTAGCAGCAACCAGACTCAAAAGGAGTCCATCGTTGACGTCACCTCAGAGGATTTGAGCTCCGACTTGTCAGACTCCGAAGACATGGAAGACGAT GAGGAGCCGGTGGACATTGAAACTGTAGAAGAAAAACATTCTGAGATAATTGCAGCCATGAGGCGTTACGCATTAAACCAATCACAACAAACAAG AGACGCCACCAGTGGTCCTGAGTCGTCGAAGGACCCGGATCGTCTG aaaaaaatCAAAACTTGGCGCAAGAACCACCAGGAGTTAGAAAAGCTGAGACGTGGTGAGGAGCGAATCCTCTTCCAAAAACTCCAGCTAACTCTGGAGTGTGGTCCCAGAACTGCCAAGGACCGCCTCCTCTCAACG GCTGTAAATGAAGTTGCAACACTACAGGCCACATCCAAAAAGCTGGATCTGATCAAAGAACAGCTGATCCAGCAGCAGTGTGCCTATGTGAAGAAGCTCTCCTTGATGTCAG GGAAGTCTGAAGCCATGATTTACAGCAAGCTGAAGGAGATTTCTGAGCGGCAGAAACAGCTGGAGAATAAGATGAAATTAAAGCCCATCTTCTCCAAGCTGCTGCAAAGTAAAGCTGCTCTCCTACAAGCCGCCGCTCCCAAGTCTTTACACCAGAAAAGCAGCACCTACGCGTCTCCTCCACCTCGAACCGAGCTGTCCAAAGCTGCCCAAGACAACGTACGCATGCTACTCCATTTGCTTCATCCTTCTAAAAGCCTCCAAAAAGACTCTGGCGTTGAAAACTCGTCAAGACCACAGATCCTCCTAGAACAGAAGGTCACCCCGCAGACTCCAAAGGTGAACCAGCCCGGTGAAACCAGACCCTCAGACCAAACCAGCCAACTTCCGTTAATGTCCGATGAAAGCCAGGAAGTAGAAGATCCAGAAAAAACTAAAGAACAACCCGCCTCCGATAACCAGCTCGTGTCTGGTTCCTCCAGTAATGCTAATGCAAAGGCTCTGGTTCCAAATCCGGTGGCTTCTCTCCCGCTGATTCGATCCAAAACTGGCAGGATCATCCTTCCCTCGTCACTAAGGCCAA TTGGTCATGGATTttacaccctggtgatgatggaACCCCAAGTGCAGCAAGAGGAAGATCAGGTCAGCTCGTCTGACCAGGACTTGTCCAAGAATTCGGACACGTCTTCAGACCTGACTGACCTCAACCCGTCGAACTTTAGGTCCCCGCTAGAGGTACAAGCTATGAAGAACAACCAGGACCCAGGTGTGAACACACCTACGGCTCCTGCTCGCCTGCGTTTTAATCCTTTTCAGCAGCCGCCTCcacctactcctcctcctcctcctggcagTTTGGAGCCCAATCCCAAGAGCAAGCTTTCACCAACTCGGAGTTCTTCTGCTTATCTGCTTGGAGAAGAAGTTGAGGTGGAGGAGTTCAGAATGATCAACAGTGCCGTTAAACTCTCTCAGCCGTCTGCTGAAAGTCAACGTGACGAGGCCGGCGGCGTGGCACACACACCCGCTCCGGTGAAACGAGGCAGGGGCCGGCCTCGGAAGACTCTGCTGTCAAGTCCGACCAAACCAGCTAAACGACATTCAAAAAGTTCCCCAGCATCTGTTGACAGCTCAATTCGGTTTTCCATCAGCAGCTTAAAGAGTCGCAACGCAACAGAAGGAGACGTTTGCGCATCGAAACCGTTGACGCGCGCCTCTCTGGGAAAGGACTTCCCCAGTGCCAAGAAACGCTCCTGGATCGACGTAGAGAAGGAACTGGAACCTGACCTGGAATACTTGTAG